From Catharus ustulatus isolate bCatUst1 chromosome 6, bCatUst1.pri.v2, whole genome shotgun sequence, a single genomic window includes:
- the LOC116997503 gene encoding serine/arginine-rich splicing factor 5-like: MSGCRVFVGHLSSRARERDVEKFFKGYGRIREIHLKNGFGFVEFEDHRDADDAIYELNGKELCDERVTIEHARARRGRGRFSQRFSYYQSQSGSSRYGPPVRTEHRIIVENLSSRISWQDLKDVMRKAGEVTYVDAHRNNRNEGVVEFASYSDMKSALEKLDGTELNGRRIKLTEDHRRHRSRSRSRSYSRSRSRSRSTGSSRSDSRSRSRSRSRSRSRSRSRSRSRSRSRSRSRSRTPKKSYSHKSHRSSLIASSPSPSSSKRKSRSRSSSAHSRS; encoded by the exons ATGAGTGGCTGCCGTGTCTTTGTTGGACACTTGAGCTCACGTGCTCGTGAACGGGATGTAGAGAAATTCTTCAAAGGATATGGTCGCATACGGGAAATCCATCTGAAAAATGGATTTGGGTTTGTG gaaTTTGAAGACCACAGGGATGCTGATGATGCAATTTATGAACTAAATGGTAAAGAGCTGTGTGATGAAAG GGTCACAATTGAACACGCTCGAGCTcgaagaggaagaggaagattcTCACAACGGTTCAGTTATTACCAGTCGCAGAGTGGATCTAG CCGGTATGGGCCTCCTGTTCGTACTGAACACAGGATCATTGTGGAAAACCTTTCTTCCCGTATCAGCTGGCAG GACTTGAAAGATGTCATGAGAAAGGCAGGGGAGGTCACCTATGTGGATGCACACAGAAACAACAGGAATGAAGG GGTTGTGGAGTTTGCATCTTACAGTGACATGAAGAGTGCACTGGAAAAACTGGATGGCACTGAGCTGAATGGACGCAGAATTAAACTGACTGAAGACCACAGAAGGCATAG AAGCAGATCTCGCTCAAGGAGTTACTCAAGATCTCGCAGCAGGTCCAGGTCTACAGGATCTTCCAGATCGGACAGCCGGTCCCGCTCCAGGTCAAGGTCCCGCTCCAGGTCCCGCTCTCGCTCTCGATCCCGCTCTCGCTCTCGATCCCGCTCTCGTTCTCGCAGTCGTACTCCTAAAAAGAGTTACTCCCACAAAAGCCACCGCTCCAGCTTGATAGcttcttccccctctccctcttcttctAAAAGAAAATCTCGTTCTAGGTCGAGCTCTGCTCATAGCCGTAGTTAA